In the genome of Bradyrhizobium arachidis, one region contains:
- a CDS encoding SGNH/GDSL hydrolase family protein, which yields MIIGLSSTAPSQAQDEASSGERCLAANLDVSLGAQLPRTAARLRSGEPLKIVAIGSSSTVGLWVLRSAATYPQVMRRELSRLRSNATIEVINSGRVGDTIPNNIARFERDVFAHAPDLVIWQLGTNDVAWGGRPDQGLKRSVLEGVRALKAGSADVVLMDLQYAPQVLASASYSTMEGIIADVAKQERVGLFSRFALMRNSINAGVAQSALVTWDGLHNTADGYDCIGRALARAISTSAR from the coding sequence TGGCGAGAGATGCCTTGCTGCAAATTTGGATGTTTCGCTTGGCGCACAATTGCCCCGCACGGCGGCGCGTTTGAGATCTGGTGAGCCGCTAAAGATTGTCGCGATCGGATCATCGTCGACGGTGGGGCTCTGGGTACTTCGGTCTGCGGCCACATATCCGCAGGTGATGCGCCGAGAACTCTCGAGGCTTAGATCCAACGCAACGATCGAGGTCATCAACAGCGGTCGAGTCGGCGATACGATTCCGAACAACATCGCGCGGTTCGAGCGTGACGTTTTCGCGCACGCTCCTGATCTCGTTATCTGGCAATTAGGTACTAATGACGTCGCCTGGGGTGGCCGGCCGGACCAAGGGCTCAAAAGAAGCGTTCTTGAAGGGGTAAGGGCACTTAAGGCGGGGTCTGCCGATGTCGTGTTGATGGATCTGCAATATGCGCCACAGGTGCTCGCTTCCGCTAGCTACTCAACGATGGAGGGCATCATCGCCGATGTCGCGAAGCAGGAACGGGTCGGGCTGTTCTCTCGTTTTGCGCTGATGCGAAACTCGATCAACGCCGGAGTTGCGCAGAGCGCGCTCGTAACGTGGGACGGATTGCACAACACCGCCGATGGTTATGATTGCATTGGACGAGCCCTTGCCCGAGCCATCTCAACGAGTGCGCGTTGA